The DNA region CTTCAGTTAAACACGCCGTTCCCTCATAATCTGCCGGATGTTCTGCATCCCCTTCCATGACAAGCCGGGCCTCGATGTTTCGTTCGGTAAGAATGTCATGAATCATCCGGGACGTCGTGAATTTGCCGAACCCAGGCAGGCCCTCAACCAGGATCAATTTTGTTTTCATTACAAATCCCCTTCAAAGCTCAAAATAATTACAGTTTCAAATTATTCTGTAGGACCCAACGGATATCCTCTTCCCCATATAAAAAGGCTGCGAAAGACTTTGCGTCCGCAGCAGTGAGAAATACTCGGTATCTTACCGTATTCCGAAATTGAATCGAAGATAGGGATTTACTAGGTAAGTAATCTCAATCATAAGAAAAAAACCACTCCTTATATGGAATGGTTGATTACGAACTGAAAGAGCAGTGGCGGCAATGTCCCTTTCCCCTGCTAACTTTTCCATCAGCATATACCTTCAATTTAGTGTTGTTAGCGTACCAGCCAGCGATAATCTTGCCTGCAATCTACAATATGATCCACATACACCATCTCATCTTGGACCTGGTACAGCACTAGATACCACTTCTCCACAAACATCTTATGATATTTGTTCGGAGGTATAAATTCCGCTTCTAGAAAAGGATAACGTTCTGGCATCCGCGCCAATGAACGTATCGCTTGGAGCAATTCGTTTTTCGTGTTGCGTGCAGCCTCGGGACTTTTTTCCGCAAGAAAACGCACATGGTTTGCTAACATTTGACGGGCACGGTCAGAAATGATTACGTTATAACGAGGTTTTTTTTCCATGTTCGACCTCATCAATAACACTGTCCAAATAGGCATCCAATTCGTCAGGAGTTACACCAATGCGTCCAGCCAATCGATCCTCTTGAACAGCCAGCAACTCTTCACGGAGCTTCAACATCTTCTCACGACGGGAGAATGCCTCAATGTCCATGACGACGAGATCCCCTTCACCATTTTTGGTCAAATACACGGGTTCCCCGGACGTTTTACACAAATCAGCAATTTCATTATAGTTTTGACGTATACTCGCCGATGGTTTAATTAACACCGTATCCGCTCCTTTCATAGCCATTCTTTAATCATATTGTACCTATATTCTGCTATATATTCAATGTAACCCCCTACTTTCACTTGTACACTTTTGAAAATGGGCAATAACGAAACTCACTCCGTACCCTTCAAAAACTCAATGATATATCCAATTCACTTCTGATGGTTGTATTCATGCATGGAGGCAAAAGAAAAAGCCCCGAATATCGAGGCCTGTATGCTTTAATTTGGAATGTACGACATTCGGCTAATAAGGGCGGTCGGCTAGTCTCCCGGACGGGAGGTGATGCCCATGACAGTGTATGGAAGCGATGAGCTTAATGCTTACCTTCGGGACGTTAATCGTCGCATTGTTATCGTTGAATAAACGAAAATAGACCGCCCGTCGCAAGGTTACGGTCTATTTTCTGACTGAAGACTTGCAGCCGGCCGCTCTTTTAGCGGTTGTTGTGCAGGGGATCGTGTTACAGCACGGTCCCTTATTTATTCTTATCATATCATTTACCCGGTTTTAGTCCACAATGATCAGAGCTGATTTTCAGATGAGAGCTCGATCCGATATTCTGCCACTTCAATAACCAGCGATATCCAGCAGCCACTGGTACAGAGCAAGTCCTCATTTCGTATCCATTCTGCATCGAAAGAGGGTATCGTTGCTGAATATTGAATACATATGATAGGTTACAAAATGCTTGTAAGGAGGTTGGCATGAGGCAGGAGGATGAAATCCAAGCGCTTAAAGAGCGAATGAATTCTGTTGAAGAGCAGCTGGCAAAGAAGTCAAATGGCTTCAAGACACTTAAAATAGGAATCATCATAATACTCGTTATTTTTCTCTTATTAGTTCTTATTGGGATCCTCCAATTTGTGAGCGCAGGATAAAGACCGTCAAGGGGCGGTCTTTTTCTTTGTCCAATGGAAGACGCAGCAACGTCCCCTATCGACCGGGGTAGTCCCTGGCTAATAAAGCGGGCCGCCACGCGGGGCATTTAGCTGATATCCACTCAGCTTCCCGATTTTAACAGCGACCGAAGCCGATATACGCACCGCCCACGGCTCGCTAACGGATGCAGCCACAACCCTCGCATTCAAAAGACAATAAGAAAACCACTCCTTTAACGTAAGGAATGGTTTGGATGTGAACCTATACGGTTCCGAGCTTATACTACTCCTCCACCCTCAAATTCATCAAGCAGTGCACGTGCTTCATCGGTTGACTTTGCGTTCATTAAGCGATTTCTCAACTCGCTTGCCCCCCGGAATCCACGGACATAGATTTTGAAGAAGCGGACAAGGGCGCTGAAGGAGCGCCGCATCTGTTCGGAATATTGATCATGCAGATCCAAATGCAGCCGCAGCAGACCCAGCAATTCCTCGCTGCTATGTTCCTTCGGCTCCTTCTCAAAAGCGAATGGATTATGGAAAATCCCGCGCCCGATCATAATTCCGTCCACGCCGTATTGTTCAGCGAGCTTCAGGCCGGTCTGACGGTCAGGAATGTCCCCGTTAATGGTTAGAAGTGTATCTGGCGCTACCTCATCACGAAGCTGTTTAATCTCCGGAATCAGTTCCCAGTGAGCGTCTACTTTGCTCATCTCGTCTCTTGTCCGCAGATGGATGGACAGATTCACAATGTCTTGCTTCAAAATATGGGTTAACCAGCCGCGCCATTCGTCTACCCTGCTAAAGCCGAGCCTTGTTTTTACGCTGACGGGCAGTCCCCCGGCCTTTGCGGCCTGGATAATATCCGCTGCAACGTCGGGACGGCAGATCAGGCCGCTTCCCTTCCCATGCTCTGCTACATTCGGCACAGGACAACCCATATTAATATCGATGCCTTTAAACCCTTCTTTCGCCATGCCGATACTCATCTGACGAAAGTATTCCGGCTTATCGCCCCAGATATGCGCTACCATGGGCTGTTCATCCTCTGTAAACGTCAAACGTCCGCGCACGCTATGATGCCCCTCCGGGTGACAATAGCTCTCTGTATTCGCAAACTCCGTAAAAAACACATCCGGTCTGGCTGCTGCGCTTACGACATGGCGAAACACTACATCCGTCACGTCTTCCATGGGCGCCAGCACAAAAAAAGGCCTCGGCAAATCCCGCCAAAAATTTTCTGTCATATCCAATACTCCTCTATAAATGCAGGGAAATCTTTATCCCGATATAGTAAATGTAAGCTCGTTCATGCCCTTGCTTTTTCTTCACTTATAGCATATTTAAGCCATGCATATCAAACGGCAGTATATGTTAAAGCCGTAGACACATAAATGAATATATCACAATCCGAAGTGAGGAGCATACTCCCATAGATTTGTGAAAAAAGGGCATCGCCCCTTCTCAGAGAGCCTGAAGAGTCCAAGGCCCCTGCCCTTAAGTTGATGGCTATCATATGTCCAGAATCCCATGGGAATTAATAGTCTCTACCCAAACAAGATTGCCGGGAAACGTTCGGCAGCGAAATAAAAAATGGCGGTACCGGAATGGAATCCGTACCGCCATTTACATGTTACTTGGGTCCCGCGCTGTTCGCCGATCGCGACTAGCTCCGTTATGCGAAATGCCCACTGGCTATGCGCAAACTTCTCATGCGGCAGCGAATAGCGGTCGAGCGAGGCTAATGCCTTAAGCGCGTTACAGCTTACCCGCAGCTTTCACTTTCACAAGCAGCGCATTGCCTGGCAAATACGCAATCGGAATGTCCTCGACAGACACGATCTCTAGCGTCTCCGGGTTCGCGCCGGCAGCCGCTGCCTCGTTCATGGCGCTCTTCTTCGCATCGCGGATGACGTCGTCATAGCTCCAGTCGTCCAGCGAATAGATCCGCTCCGACTCCCCGCTGACCAATCCCAATGCTGCGCCGATTGCGTTCGCCGCATCATAGTTGTCCGGCCGGATGATTCGGCTTGCCCCGGCCAGCGTCTCCGGCACCAACAAGCTGCCGCCGCCGACCAGTATGACATCGACCGGGTCTGCACTCGTCTTCATCCGGTCAATGGCATCTTCCAGGCTCTGCTGCATGACTGCATCCGCTTTGCTGCAGACGACTTCGTCCACGGCATCCGCGTTGGTGCCCGGCCATGCGGCTCGGCCCAGCTTCACCGCTACGTCCGTCGCCGTCAGCGTATCCCCGCCAAAGATGCGGGCCCGTTTCGTCAGCTCGTAGCCCACACTGTCCGGGCCAACCATTACGCCGCCCGCGTCATCAAGCCGGACGATCGTGCCGCCCCCGAGGCCGATGGACAAAATATCCGGCATCCGAAAATTCGTGCGAATGCCGCCGATATCCACCGCTGCCGACGATTGGCGCGGAAAGCCTTGCACCAGCACGCCGATATCCGTCGTTGTGCCGCCGATGTCAACGACCAACGCGTCGCTAAGCCCGGACAAATGCGCCGCGCCCCGAATCGAATTCGTCGGTCCGCACGCAATCGTCAGAATCGGGTAGCGGAGCGCATACTCGCTCTTCATCAATGTTCCGTCGTTCTGGCAAATATACAGCTGCGCCTCAATGCCGAAGCCATTCAACGCTTTCTCGAAGCCGCGCACCACGCCTGCAATGACTTGCAGCAGCGCCGCGTTCAGCACGGAGGCATTCTCCCGCTCGAGCAGCCCGATGCTGCCAATCTCGCTGGAATACGTGACCGGCATATCCGCACCCAACACTTCGCGCACGATCTCTCCGGCCCGCTTCTCCTGCTCACGGTTCACAGGAGCAAATACCCCGCACACCGCCACCGCGTCGACTTCTCCGCTCATCCGGCGGCACAGCTCGGCGATCTCCTCTTCGTCCAGATTGGCAATCTTGCGGCCATCATACTCATAGCCGCCAGAGGCGATATAACTATGCGGCCCTACCGCAGCGCGCAGCGATTCGTCCCAGCCGGCAAGCGGCGGAACGGCCGTCGTTGCCGGAGCGCCGATACGTATCAGGCCAACCCGGCCGAGATGCTTGCGCTCCACGATGGCATTGGTGCAATGCGTGGTGCCGAGCATCGCATAGCGAATGTCCGAGCCATTTACGCCGCTTTCCTGCAGCAGCAGGCGAACGGCCTCCACAATGCCTTCGTTCACGTCGGCCGTCGTGTGGACCTTCACCTTGTGCACGCAGCGCAAGTCGGAATCCAGCAGGGCGGCGTCTGTATTCGTTCCACCCACATCAATGCCGATGCGGTAAATCCGGTTTGCATTAGATGTTGTAGTCTCGGTCATTTCGCCGCACCTCCTTTCGAAGCCAACGTCTCGATCGGCACATAATCAAAGTCATAACCGAAGTATCTCGGCCCGGCCGTCTCGATGCCCTTCGGCGTCCGCCATTTGTCATCACACGGCAAACCTGCTGCCGTCACCCGGGCGCCATACTTCAAGTTCTCCGTCGTCACCGGCATGCCCGTATCCTGATCCAGCAGCGTAATCAGATCAGGCGTAATGGCGAGCGGTTGATCGTCAACGGTGGCGAGCAGGAATTCATTCTGGAAAAACAGCCGCATCGTTTCTCCCTTGTTCTCACCGGTGCCTTCAAATACCGCTTCGCCGCGCGTAAAACCGCCGTCCATGCGGCGACGGATATCCACGGCCTTCCCATGGAACAGCGCATGGCCGTTCAGCTTCGTGAGCAGCTCGCGCACAGGATTCAGCTTCTGCTGCTTCGCTTCGAACAGCGTCCGCCCGATCTCATAGGCGAGCGTCAGCGTGCCGCCGATCGCGCTTCGCTTCGCCTGCGCGCCGGATACCGGATAATCGCAGATCGAGGCAGAGCCCCCCATCTCCACCGTCAGCGCACGCGCCAGCCGTTCTTCCCACACCCCGTCAATCGTATGCATCAGCGCGCTGTTGCCGCGCTCGTCCGCCATCGCCACCGGGCTGCAGGGGATGCCTTCCAGATGGAAGGTCACCATCTGCGATTCGGGAAACGCGCGCCCCATCGCATCGGCATCGACAAGCGGAATTCCACGCTGTGCCGCCGCAATGACCGGAACGAGCGAGTTGCCGCCGCCGACCTCGATCGGCATGACGGCGTCCACCTTGCGGCCGAGCTCTCTCTCCATCAGATCCAGCGGCTTGGTCAGCTGGTCTGCCGAAGGGATTTTCTCCAGCATCACCGTCGGTGCTCCGATCATCGATACCGGCACGATAAGCCCTTCATCGTCCAGCTCTTCGAGCTGGACAATTCGAACCGGGCCAAGCTCGCGGATGGCCTCCACGGCCATCAATTTTCCGACATGAGGATCTCCGCCGCCGCCCGTGCCAAGCACCGCAGCGCCGATCGCGATATATTCGATTGACTGTTCATCCAATGTTGTTAATCTGGTTGCCTTGTTCATGCTTTCATCCCTTCTTTACGACCCATTTGCCAATGATTGCTTGTACGGTAAATGCCATCAGGAAGCTGTCCAGCGCGGGAACCTGCGTCACCTGGAACCATCCGAGCCCATCCGGGGCCATCGTTGTCATAAACCCGAAGAACGTGGCGATGACCCATACGACGATGGAGCGGGGGATCCAGCTCCGATTGCTATCCAGCCCGTCAAACGAGAATCTCGTTTTGTTCACCAACAAATACTCAGCCGTGTAAATGCCGCCCAACGGTGCGACAAGCATCGTAATGTACGTCAGGAACGTCATGAAACGGTCATAAATACCGAAGCAAGCAAGCGCCGTCGCAATTAAACCTGCAATGATCGTGATCACGGATTTAGGCACCCGTTTGAATACGACGGAGAAACCCAGTCCCGCGGAATATAAATTGTTCGTATTGGTCGTCCATTGTGCCAGCGTCAGCACGATAATCGCCGGAATTCCGAGTCCGAGCGTCAGCAGAATGCCCGTCAGATCGTCGGAGTCCATCGCACGCGACAGGAAGATCGCGATGATGGTCATGAAGCTGTTGCCGACAAAGAAACCGATGAACGCGGCGGTAACCGCATGCTTTGGCGTTTTGGCCCAGCGCGCGATGTCAGGGGACAGCGCCGTTCCAAGAATAAAGATGCCGATGACCAGCGAGATCGCCGTCCCCATCGGCAGGGCCTCGCCCTCGAACGGTAACCAGACGGTGCTTCCGCCTTCCCCGTTAAGCGCCATGACCAGCGCGATAATGATAAACACGACGAGCAGCGGTACCGACCAGACGCTTAGTTTCTCAATCGCCCTATAGCCCCAGATCGCCGTGGACATCATGAGAAGTCCGCCAATAATCGACAGCGCCCAGAGCGACCAATGCCAACCCCACAGCTCGCTTAACGCCGTCTGGAAGTTGGAAGCGAAGAAGCCGACCTGAACGCCGAACCAGCCCAGCGATGAAATGCCGAGAATGACCGAGACGATCAGCGCCCCTTGGTTCCCGAACAGAAACCGGCTGATCATGGCCGTGGACAGGCCCGTTTTGGCTCCTACATAAGCGCAGACAGCCCCGATCAAGCCCAAAATGGCCGAACCGACGATGACCGCCGTAAACGAGTCGCCGATGCTCATGCCCGCGCCGAGCTGTGCCCCCAGGAACATCGCGGACAGGTCAATGCCGATCGCAATCCAGACGAATGCCATCGAGAGCCATGATTTCCGCAAATGCTGGGGTACGGGCTCCCGTTCGTAATCTTCTATTTTCGTATCGTTGCTCATGCTCCCACCCTCTGCTTTCTGTACCATCTTGTTGATTGCCTAAGCTTTGACGGATCTCCAGAACATCTCAAAGGCATGTTTCAGCTTCCGTTCAAACAGCTCCGGCGATTTATAGTAGTAATATTGCATGCCCAGCCCGTCCATCAAGGTAAGGTACGAATCCACCAGCGTCTCCATCGGGATGACGGCCAGTTCGCCGCGATCCAGACCTTCCTGCATAATCTCGCCGATAATGCTGCTCAGAAGCGTATCGAACCGCCCAAACGCCTCGTGCATCCGATCTTGCAAGAAATCCGGCGGGAAAATTAAGTACCGGAAGGCAAATACGGCAAGCTCCCGCTTGTCCCGGTGAAAATCGTATTGACGAAGCAGCAGCGCATGCAATTTTTTCTCCGTGCTCATTCCTTTGCTGGTTTCCGCCATCGCTTGGATATATTCGTTGTAGGCACTCATCGATTCTTCGAAGACCGTCATGAACAGATCTTCCTTGCTCTCGAAAAAAGCGTAGATTGCCGGGGTTTTGACACCAACCTCCTTCGCGATTTCCGATAATGCCGTTCCGTCGTAGCCCTTCTGTCCGAATAACCTCAGCGCAGCTTCTTTCAGCTTCGTTCTGGTCATGTTCATCCCCTTTTCTCCGGTTTAATTAACGTTAATTAAGTAGATTATACAACTTTCTGCATAAAAATCAATTGATTTAATTGCCCAGCCGAATTGTCTTCGAATCTTTATACGTTCAATGATTTAAGCAGGACAATGGACCAAGGTAGATAAAAATTCCCATACCAAAAAGAGATATCCCAACTCGAAGGATACCTCTTCTGGAAACTCAAACCTATTCATTCAAACAATCTTTGATGCTTATGAAAAAATCGGTAAAAGAATTGTACATTGTCCAGTTCAAACCATTCTGCCGTGTGCAAAATCTGGGCATCGAGATTGTAGATCTTCGCATGAAGCGTACCCAGAACAAAGGGAGAGTGTGTAGCGATAATAAACTGACTGTCAAAATAACGCGCCAGATCATTCATCTGCTCGGCCAGCTTGATTTGATTCGCCGGAGAGAGCGATGTTTCCGGTTCATCCAGTAAATACAGTTTACCGGGTAGCAAATGCTCCTCAAAAAACTGCATCGACGTTTCCCCGTTCGAATATTTCTCCTGAGCGAATTGAATGATATCCATCTTCTTTTTGAACTCATACGACTGCTCCAGCTCTTCTACCTCTTCCTTGCTCTTTCCCTTTACGAGCTGCTCATGCAGCAGCCCTTCGCGAAGCACGTTTTCCTGCTGTATTTTCTTGATTTCATACAATATATCCTCTGACTTAATGTACCGGCTCCCTTCGGGAAGCTTATATACGGGATGCTCCTGATCATCATGCCCGAGCTCATAGCTGCTTTCCTCGATAAACCGCTGTGCGTACGCGTTGTGACCATAACTCGTCATTCGCTCAGCGCCCGCGATGTTCAATTTGTTAGCGATTAAATTCAGCAAGGTGGATTTGCCTGAGCCATTACTGCCATATAACACTGTGATTCGATCAAACAGCAGAACTTCCCCTGCGATGTGCCTGAACACATGATCGGGATATATATTGGGATTGCTGGAAATGGAAGAAGAGAGTTTGAAGTTCCTTAAATATAGCATCGCCTTCGCTCACCTCTATTCACGCACGGTCCAAATATCCAACGCAGCCAGACGGATCGCCTCATGTTCATGCTTCCGGTACGCTCTCAAACGGCCGGTACATGCCTGGTTCCACAATAAGGCTGCCCCCGCAACCTGCAGCAAAGAAAGACCGAAATATTGGGCCGCAAACGACTGCCGATCTTTCAAATGATCCACCAGATCCAGCATCGCCTCCGGGCTCCAATACGCCTTGCTGGCATTGGCTGCCTGAGCGATCTGTCTGTAAACGTGATCCAGCAGATACGGATGCGTGTCCACCACCTGAATCACAGGGTCCAAATGCAGGGCCGCCTGATCCGCCTCGCTCCATTCCACCATCGCCAAATATAACTTGATCACGGCGGGTTTCAGGGTTTCTCGGAATTTTTTAAGAGCATCGATCAGGCCCGTATATAAAGGAATGAGCACCCGCCTTGCATTGAGAGGCAACGAGGTCAGCTTGTCGATCAACGCCGCCAGACGCTGCCGCTGAGGAAGGTCTCTCTCCGGCGCAGCATTCCATTCCGCCCTCGTCTCCATGCCGGCAAGCTGTGTGCAAACGCTGATGACCCGATCGTTTACCTTGCCGTCACGGCATGCCACCACGAGCGTATCCATCGCCGTCTTCCATCTGGCGTTGTCCTCCATATCAAGAATCGCTCTGCCGGTGCTAGCCGCCACCTTCTCCTCGCTTCCATTCACCCAATAGCTCATCGCCTGGAAAGCCTCTCTTGCCACCACAGCATCGGGATGTCCTGCGATCTCGGCAATCAATTGCAAATACCTTGGCCGAGCCTCCACCGGAAGTCCGCCAGGGTACTGGTTAAGCAGGCTTCTTGCGATATCACGCTGCGGCGAAGCAGCCATGGCACGCATCATGGACCAGCTGCGTTCATTATCAAGCCATTGTCTGGCAGCATGCCCGATGGCGATCATCACGTCTTTGTGCACATTCGGCTTTTCGTATTCACGGATGAGAAGCGCCATGCTCTCACTGCTTTTATGAGCCCCAAGGAGCCGGATGACCTCTTTTCTGACCGTGATCTTCAACTTCTCCCGGTTCAGCAGGTCCGACAGCGTGGACGTCAACATCATCGGGCTCACCCTGCGCATGCATCTGGGGATCGAGTACATGGCAACCCTGGCACGGTCTCCATCCAGGTTGCCCAGCAATACAGGAAGTGCCTTCTCCGGCTCTTCCCCTAACGAATAGGCGTGAAGCGCTGCCTCGACGACATGCACTTCCTGGTCCTGCAGCAGAACCTCGAATTGATCAGAGCGATAATCCGGCATGACGGCCAAGCTTCGCATCGCCGCTGCACGTTCATGGAAGCTTCGTTTGGCATCCAATGCCACCCGCTCCAAGAGGGAGGCTAGTGCCTTTTGCTGACGCGGCAGCCACCGGTGAAACCCATTGTGGGCGGGCACAACATAAATCGTTTTTCCCGATAAATGCTTGCCTTGGATGATTTGCCCCGAGATGAACGGGTCCAGCCATTCCTGACGCTTCAGATGCAGATGCTTAAATACGTCGTGGAATGAGATGAAGGATGGGTCTCTGTCCAGCAGTTCTCTAACTCTCTCATCCCGCGTTCTGTACGGTGCCAGCCAATAATGGACCGCCTGCGGCGATACCGTTTTGGAATCCATCAGCTCTTCCAGCAGAAGCTGCAGCTTCGGCAATCGATCCACGGCTTTCCCGAAAAAATTCGCCATACGCAGGACCACACTCACGTTTTCGCGCTTGTTCGCTTCTACGCCAAAGGCGTAAATCTCATCGAACAACGCTTCCAGCGCAGAGCTTGGTATGCTCTCCCAATCCATCAAGAAGAGCGCCAACTGACCGTCCCGCATCGTCAATCTTCCGAACGTTCTCAAAGCGAATTTGAACAGCTCGCTCTTCGGCTCCAGTGCATGTGCACGCAGCAGGGCAAAAGCGAGCTTCTCCGTGGCCGACCTTGTCCCGTACGAAGTGTCTCTCGCTTCCACGACGCTATCCACCAGCACAGTCAGATCGTTCACATGCTCTTCCTTAAACATGGGGGCAGGACAGTTCGAGAGCTCGACCATCACTTGCCAGCGCACCGGATCCTGGTCGTTCTTGATCCGGGTCAGGAAGCGCAGCGTCTCATCCATTCCGCTTCGGGATAACGCCGTACTCCGAACGAGGTGGGCATAGGCCGCAGCACGCTCATCGCTATTTGACACCTGGACGGCCTGCACCAGCTTCTCCCTGGCATTCGCAATGAAACGACGCGCCGTCGTTTCGAGCATGCTATCCCGATGATCGCGAACATCGCGAAGCCCCAGCATGCGGGCGGCTTCCTTGTCGCGCAGCCGATGCGGCAGTACATCCAGCAGCGGCATAGGGAACATACGCGTCTTCCGCTCATCCTCCTTATAAGCGGCATCAAACATCGCTTCACGGCAAGACGGGGCAAGGGTATCCAGCACCTTGGCAACATGCTCAGGCCGATCTGCAAGCAAAGTCGTCAGCGTGGTCCACTGCGCTGTGGTGAACCATCTTCTCTTCTTCAAAACTCCTGCCGGAATGCCTTGATTCAAAAGCTGTTCACGCGCATCCTCACGTGTCAGCAGCTCGAATACGTCCGCAGGGCTGGCCTGAATCAGTATGCCCAATTGCAACTTGAGTACGGGATGAATCATATCCGTCGGTCCAAGCTTCAAGGCACATTCCAACACGACTGCCGGCCTTGAAACACCCAGTACCTCAATCGCGGAAGAGAGCGTCCACCATACGCTGACCTTTTCCCGATGCGTTGCGTTCTGCAAAGCATTCTTGAAATACGCTGCAGCCAGATCGGGATAGCGCTTCGTTACAAGCCGCCAATGGCGTAGCGCATACCCCAGCTCAGGAAGCCTGCTGCGAACCATCTCTTCGCTGCACGCGGCTAATAATAAAGAGGCTTCTTGCGCCCCCCAACGGTCAAGCACGAGCGGCAGCAGCCGTTCCGCCCAATCCTGGCGACGGGTATTTACGATGCTCCGCAGCAGTTGACGGCGGCAATGATAGGACATCTGCACGATTTCGGATTCAACCGAAAAGTCCGGAGCTGTCACCACCTCCGGCAGTAATCTGGCCGCCCGTCCTCTGACCCCTGCCTTCGGGTGCTTCAGGGCAAACAAAACCGCACGCGCATCAT from Paenibacillus ihbetae includes:
- a CDS encoding HEAT repeat domain-containing protein gives rise to the protein MFPESLRKPVTNKWVIGHKSMRGEEILTYNHDLLNKEQLLKELDLLGYSDRMKRMALLGRQYKGDADFSALLISLLESGTAYEAHLALTGAGVVNDARAVLFALKHPKAGVRGRAARLLPEVVTAPDFSVESEIVQMSYHCRRQLLRSIVNTRRQDWAERLLPLVLDRWGAQEASLLLAACSEEMVRSRLPELGYALRHWRLVTKRYPDLAAAYFKNALQNATHREKVSVWWTLSSAIEVLGVSRPAVVLECALKLGPTDMIHPVLKLQLGILIQASPADVFELLTREDAREQLLNQGIPAGVLKKRRWFTTAQWTTLTTLLADRPEHVAKVLDTLAPSCREAMFDAAYKEDERKTRMFPMPLLDVLPHRLRDKEAARMLGLRDVRDHRDSMLETTARRFIANAREKLVQAVQVSNSDERAAAYAHLVRSTALSRSGMDETLRFLTRIKNDQDPVRWQVMVELSNCPAPMFKEEHVNDLTVLVDSVVEARDTSYGTRSATEKLAFALLRAHALEPKSELFKFALRTFGRLTMRDGQLALFLMDWESIPSSALEALFDEIYAFGVEANKRENVSVVLRMANFFGKAVDRLPKLQLLLEELMDSKTVSPQAVHYWLAPYRTRDERVRELLDRDPSFISFHDVFKHLHLKRQEWLDPFISGQIIQGKHLSGKTIYVVPAHNGFHRWLPRQQKALASLLERVALDAKRSFHERAAAMRSLAVMPDYRSDQFEVLLQDQEVHVVEAALHAYSLGEEPEKALPVLLGNLDGDRARVAMYSIPRCMRRVSPMMLTSTLSDLLNREKLKITVRKEVIRLLGAHKSSESMALLIREYEKPNVHKDVMIAIGHAARQWLDNERSWSMMRAMAASPQRDIARSLLNQYPGGLPVEARPRYLQLIAEIAGHPDAVVAREAFQAMSYWVNGSEEKVAASTGRAILDMEDNARWKTAMDTLVVACRDGKVNDRVISVCTQLAGMETRAEWNAAPERDLPQRQRLAALIDKLTSLPLNARRVLIPLYTGLIDALKKFRETLKPAVIKLYLAMVEWSEADQAALHLDPVIQVVDTHPYLLDHVYRQIAQAANASKAYWSPEAMLDLVDHLKDRQSFAAQYFGLSLLQVAGAALLWNQACTGRLRAYRKHEHEAIRLAALDIWTVRE